Proteins from one Mucilaginibacter jinjuensis genomic window:
- a CDS encoding RagB/SusD family nutrient uptake outer membrane protein: MKKHKLIISTWVITAALLGVTSCKKQLDVKNPNSPTLDQAKTETGLISLASGGVYITGFNGSNPSVISGLNWLGDSYFSLGIGFHELLGDNISAEASNQNINVVNLPASFTNDAGVTITNTSPSKSVMRISNTRDKRASNAFYYEWTYMYGLNNACNEILSLVDAIPFTGDATTKKNTIKAWAYWWKGFAYAKIGSLYYAGIITSDASAVAPNPNYVSSAAMIAESNKNLDAAAALLAGISNTADYTTVLGKLIPDFVQVGKGQVPSPAMWVHNINTLKARNLLVNKKVSDMTAADWTSLATLTASGINATDYVFTGRTTGVNGFFSAGGGSVAAMTTGLPKQTTFKVSERLIQNYSAGDQRLANNFQQVAVYYNQVGGFTFSTRWQLLDGGAGIAGVQVLSDRTPGNYELFIAGSYEENELMKAEAAINTANIPAALTSIDNVRNYQGAGLAPLAGQSLSAAAATAALRAERRVALVFRGVAFYDARRYGIIYDGAGPTNAVVVTQPTTGTTPVVNTHAKINYNFLDYWDVPADEFVLNPPAAGSAPIKNPN, from the coding sequence ATGAAAAAACATAAACTAATAATATCAACCTGGGTTATTACAGCGGCTTTGCTTGGAGTTACTTCCTGCAAAAAACAGCTGGATGTAAAAAACCCCAATTCACCTACCTTAGACCAGGCTAAAACAGAAACCGGCCTTATATCGCTGGCATCTGGTGGTGTATATATCACGGGCTTTAACGGTAGTAACCCTTCGGTAATCAGCGGCCTTAACTGGCTTGGTGATAGCTACTTCTCATTAGGTATCGGTTTTCATGAATTATTGGGCGATAACATTTCGGCCGAAGCATCAAACCAGAATATCAACGTGGTTAACCTGCCTGCATCATTTACTAACGATGCAGGGGTTACGATCACCAACACGTCGCCTTCTAAATCTGTAATGCGTATCAGTAACACCCGCGACAAACGTGCTTCTAATGCATTTTATTACGAGTGGACTTACATGTATGGCTTAAACAATGCATGTAACGAAATTTTATCGTTAGTTGACGCCATACCTTTTACGGGCGATGCTACCACTAAAAAGAATACCATTAAAGCCTGGGCTTACTGGTGGAAAGGTTTTGCCTACGCAAAAATTGGCTCCCTTTATTATGCAGGTATTATTACCAGCGATGCCAGCGCAGTAGCACCTAACCCTAATTATGTAAGCAGTGCTGCCATGATTGCAGAATCAAACAAAAACCTTGATGCGGCAGCCGCTTTATTAGCCGGCATCAGCAACACTGCTGATTACACTACCGTACTTGGCAAATTAATTCCGGATTTTGTACAGGTAGGTAAAGGCCAGGTGCCATCACCAGCAATGTGGGTACACAACATTAATACTTTAAAAGCACGTAACCTACTGGTAAACAAAAAAGTGTCTGACATGACCGCTGCAGACTGGACATCATTAGCAACTTTAACTGCTTCGGGTATTAACGCAACCGATTACGTTTTTACCGGCCGTACAACAGGTGTTAACGGTTTCTTCTCGGCAGGAGGTGGCTCTGTAGCCGCTATGACTACCGGTTTACCGAAACAAACTACCTTTAAGGTTAGCGAAAGGCTTATCCAGAATTATAGCGCGGGCGATCAGCGCTTAGCCAATAACTTCCAGCAAGTTGCTGTGTATTACAACCAGGTTGGTGGTTTTACCTTCAGCACCAGGTGGCAATTGCTTGATGGCGGTGCAGGCATAGCCGGCGTACAAGTACTTAGCGACAGAACCCCCGGCAATTATGAGCTGTTTATTGCCGGCAGCTACGAAGAGAATGAACTGATGAAAGCCGAAGCTGCCATTAATACAGCTAATATCCCGGCTGCATTAACCAGTATTGATAACGTACGTAACTACCAGGGCGCAGGCCTTGCGCCTTTAGCCGGCCAAAGCCTTAGCGCAGCAGCAGCAACTGCAGCATTACGTGCCGAGCGCCGCGTAGCATTAGTATTTAGAGGTGTTGCATTTTATGATGCCCGCCGTTACGGAATCATTTACGATGGTGCTGGCCCAACTAATGCTGTAGTGGTAACACAACCAACAACTGGTACAACACCTGTTGTTAATACACATGCAAAAATCAATTACAACTTCCTTGATTATTGGGACGTACCTGCAGATGAGTTTGTATTAAACCCACCTGCAGCTGGTAGTGCCCCAATTAAAAACCCAAATTGA
- a CDS encoding sigma-54-dependent transcriptional regulator has product MILKKATVLVVDDDPDVLTAVKLLLKTEVQEVITDKNPENLNWLLQKNQVDILLLDMNFNSAINTGNEGIYWLRKVKEWKPNLCVIMITAYGDIDLAVRSLKEGANDFVVKPWHNEKLLETVTDLLEKKDGGKSTKSSKSKGSTMILGESEAMDDIFHKVNKIAPTDANILILGENGTGKDLMAKAIHERSLRADKPFIKVDVGALTDTLFESELFGHKKGAFTDAREDRPGRFEDAHGGTLFLDEIGNITLQQQAKLLTVLQNRQVTRLGTNKPIDIDIRLICATNVPLSELANENRFRKDLVYRINTVEITMPPLRKRNNDIVLIAKHFAAQYATKYLKPAMDFDASAVNKLKSYHYPGNVRELQYTIERAVIMADDPILKADDLIFSALESGMDEKVSLEKENIQLSELEKNAILRVIEKHNGNITRAAKELGLTRTALYRRLSKYDI; this is encoded by the coding sequence ATGATATTAAAAAAAGCGACTGTACTTGTAGTAGATGACGACCCGGATGTGTTAACGGCAGTAAAACTGCTGCTTAAAACTGAAGTTCAGGAAGTTATTACCGATAAAAACCCCGAGAATTTAAACTGGCTATTGCAAAAAAACCAGGTTGATATTCTTTTGCTCGATATGAACTTTAACAGCGCCATCAATACCGGTAACGAAGGTATTTACTGGCTGCGCAAGGTAAAGGAATGGAAACCAAACCTTTGCGTAATTATGATTACCGCCTACGGTGATATCGACCTGGCAGTACGCTCGCTTAAGGAAGGTGCTAACGATTTTGTGGTGAAACCGTGGCATAACGAAAAACTATTGGAAACCGTTACCGACCTGCTGGAGAAAAAAGACGGCGGTAAATCAACCAAATCGAGTAAAAGCAAAGGTTCGACCATGATACTGGGCGAATCTGAAGCGATGGATGATATATTCCACAAAGTAAACAAGATAGCCCCTACCGATGCCAATATTTTAATTTTAGGCGAAAACGGAACCGGAAAAGACTTGATGGCCAAAGCCATTCACGAGCGCTCGTTACGTGCCGATAAGCCATTTATAAAGGTGGATGTAGGCGCATTAACTGATACGCTATTTGAAAGCGAACTCTTCGGCCATAAAAAAGGTGCCTTTACCGATGCACGCGAAGATCGCCCCGGCCGTTTCGAAGATGCACACGGCGGCACTCTTTTCCTGGATGAGATTGGCAATATTACCCTGCAACAACAGGCCAAACTATTAACTGTATTACAGAACAGGCAAGTTACCCGTTTAGGAACCAACAAGCCGATAGATATTGACATCAGATTAATCTGCGCTACTAACGTACCCCTGAGCGAACTGGCTAATGAGAACCGCTTCCGTAAGGACTTGGTTTACCGTATTAACACCGTTGAAATTACCATGCCTCCTTTACGCAAGCGTAATAATGACATTGTATTAATTGCCAAACACTTTGCTGCGCAGTACGCCACCAAATACTTAAAACCTGCTATGGATTTTGATGCTTCGGCAGTTAATAAACTCAAGAGCTACCATTACCCTGGTAACGTGCGCGAATTGCAATACACCATTGAACGCGCCGTAATTATGGCCGATGATCCTATCCTGAAAGCTGATGATTTGATATTCTCGGCTTTGGAATCAGGCATGGATGAGAAGGTTTCTTTAGAGAAGGAAAACATTCAGCTAAGCGAACTGGAGAAAAACGCCATTTTACGTGTGATTGAAAAGCACAACGGCAACATTACCCGTGCCGCAAAAGAATTGGGCCTAACCCGTACTGCCTTATACCGCAGATTAAGCAAATATGATATTTAA
- a CDS encoding sensor histidine kinase, protein MIFNRYEWRLVLRVFIMFATLAAMSWLLINTYYLYSAVLVPIVIYEVIELIRFHQKAQDEVEQFVQSIHYRDFSRHFDERKAPNELKPLRKGFNEINSTFKLISRERETQYYYLQKILELVDTGILSYEEETGEVAWINESFKKLLGIPYLKTIGSLQKREEKLYDEVISLKSGDSKVVSFTRDRQIFKVLISSSVLRSDDKLYKLLAFQNVSEALDETESKAWSKLLNVMTHEIMNSVAPISSLADTLKNRLQNIDKTGLPVSDDLEDLELGIDTIKRRSEGLLKFTESYRNLNKITKLDLEKVLVCDLFENLNTLMQPTLEKKYIELDIIIRDLSLAIDVDLNLIEQVLINLLVNAIEAVKERDEPQITLSAELHPNNKTVIKIADNGIGMPPEIIEKIFIPFFSTRKTGSGIGLSLCKQIMLLHKGNIQVQSVEGKGSVFILTFNE, encoded by the coding sequence ATGATATTTAACCGTTACGAATGGCGGCTGGTGCTGCGGGTGTTTATTATGTTCGCCACACTGGCTGCTATGTCATGGTTGCTTATTAATACGTATTATCTTTATTCGGCCGTCTTGGTTCCCATCGTCATCTATGAGGTGATTGAGCTGATCCGCTTTCACCAAAAAGCCCAGGACGAAGTAGAGCAATTTGTGCAGTCGATCCATTATCGCGATTTTTCCCGTCATTTTGATGAGCGCAAGGCACCTAATGAGCTTAAGCCATTGCGTAAAGGCTTTAACGAGATCAACTCTACCTTCAAACTCATTAGCCGTGAGCGGGAGACCCAATACTATTATCTCCAAAAGATCCTGGAACTGGTTGATACGGGCATTCTCTCGTACGAAGAAGAAACCGGGGAGGTAGCCTGGATTAACGAATCGTTCAAAAAACTACTGGGCATCCCCTATCTTAAAACCATTGGCTCGCTCCAAAAACGCGAAGAGAAACTTTATGATGAAGTGATCAGCCTAAAATCGGGTGATAGCAAGGTTGTATCTTTTACCCGCGACAGGCAGATTTTTAAAGTGCTGATATCATCAAGCGTATTGCGTAGTGATGATAAGCTTTACAAATTGCTGGCTTTCCAGAACGTGAGCGAGGCTTTAGATGAGACAGAATCAAAAGCTTGGTCGAAGTTGTTGAATGTAATGACTCACGAGATCATGAATTCTGTAGCGCCTATCTCATCACTTGCTGATACCTTAAAAAATCGCCTGCAAAATATCGACAAAACTGGCCTGCCTGTAAGCGACGATCTGGAAGACCTGGAACTGGGCATCGACACCATTAAACGCCGCAGCGAAGGCCTGCTTAAATTCACCGAAAGCTACCGGAACCTCAACAAGATCACTAAACTCGACCTGGAAAAGGTATTGGTTTGCGACCTGTTTGAGAACCTCAACACCCTGATGCAACCCACGCTCGAGAAAAAATATATCGAGCTCGATATTATCATCCGTGACCTTTCTTTGGCTATTGATGTCGATCTAAACCTGATTGAGCAGGTGTTAATTAACTTGCTTGTAAACGCCATTGAAGCCGTAAAAGAGCGCGACGAACCCCAGATCACCTTATCAGCAGAACTCCACCCCAATAATAAAACCGTTATTAAAATTGCGGATAATGGTATTGGTATGCCGCCAGAGATCATCGAGAAAATCTTTATCCCTTTCTTCAGTACCCGTAAAACCGGCAGCGGTATTGGTTTAAGTTTGTGTAAACAGATTATGTTACTGCATAAAGGCAATATCCAAGTACAATCTGTTGAAGGCAAGGGCTCTGTATTTATCTTAACTTTTAACGAGTAA
- a CDS encoding NADPH-dependent FMN reductase, which translates to MSVAKPLNIMAISGSLRIDSSNTSILKFLQSIVPQHNFWLYDGLDKLPHFNPALDNEHPPIEIQNLRKAITEADGIIICTPEYAFGVPGSLKNMLDWTVSSGSLVDKPVALITASSVGESAHASLLKTLEVLTANIVKGGTLLIPFIRAKMNAENQITDEQTEQNVQNVLKALLAAIAQS; encoded by the coding sequence ATGAGTGTTGCCAAACCATTAAATATCATGGCTATTTCGGGCAGCCTGCGTATAGATTCATCCAATACTTCTATTCTTAAATTTCTTCAATCAATAGTTCCTCAGCATAATTTCTGGCTATACGATGGTTTGGATAAACTACCTCATTTTAATCCTGCGCTGGATAACGAACATCCTCCGATTGAAATTCAAAACCTTCGCAAAGCAATTACCGAAGCCGACGGTATCATCATCTGCACGCCCGAATATGCTTTCGGCGTACCCGGATCTTTAAAGAATATGCTCGACTGGACGGTATCGTCCGGCAGTTTGGTTGATAAACCTGTGGCGTTAATCACAGCCTCGAGCGTTGGCGAAAGTGCCCATGCTTCGTTATTAAAAACACTGGAAGTTTTGACAGCCAATATTGTTAAAGGCGGCACGCTGTTAATTCCATTCATCCGTGCTAAAATGAATGCCGAGAATCAGATCACCGACGAGCAAACTGAACAGAATGTTCAAAATGTCCTGAAAGCCTTGCTGGCTGCTATAGCACAATCTTAA